CTTCCTCCAGGTCTCCAATAAAATCAGAATCCAGATGAGACTGTTGGCGGTGCCGGAACTCATCTCAGAACATaaccattctttttttgttgttgctaattttaataatatagtttaCTTAAGCCAATATATCCATAttaccatttcaacatgtaatcaatatttttaaattaatgaggTGTTTTACATTCTTGTTTTTGTACTGTCTTTAAAATCTGGTATGtatgttttttattgagttcatctagtttacatcattgtgaaactTCAGATATACATCATTTCTTGTCGTCACTgtataggtgctccccttcactctctGTGCCCTCCCCGCAGAACACAACcattcttcattttaaagttgACCATAGAAACAGCAGAGATTCGGAGAGAGGACAAAGTCTCCAATGGAGGATTACAGGACTAGGAGCCAGGTGTGTATCTGGGCTGTGTGTGGGCAGCAGCCGGACCACCCACCATGCCCCATTAGAGAGATGACAACATTGTATAAAGACCAGTGGGGCATAATACAAAAAGGGGCACGGTgggtgcaggggctggggagggggtgggggtagcTGTTTAACGGggcagagcttcagtttgggaagttctgtGTGCGGGTGGATAGTGTGATGGCTGCACCACAATGTGTGTGTGCCTAACCCCGCTGAGCCGCACACTTACagatggttaagatggcaaattctACATTGTCTATGTTTTaccataataataatgacaataatcaTAGTAAAGAGGTTGTGCTCGCTCTCTGGCTGGGTTTTTCATCTCTGACGCAACGAAAACAAAGCAAACAGGTGTGGGGCAGGGCAGCCTGCGAAAGCCAAGGGGCCGCCTCGTCCCCGCGGAGGAGCCCAGCTCCCGCCCCAGGGACAATGACCATCGGACGCAGCGGCCACCCCCACCTGGCGCCGCCCAGCGTCCCCTCTCCGGACCTGCCGGCAGCGTTTCACGCGTCTCCGAGGGAGCAGCCGGCTGCGCGCTGCCCAGGGACTCATCTCCGGGCGCCTGAGTCGCCGGCCTGCCCGGCGCCGGGTCAGGGGCGCAGGGGCTTCGGACGCCCCTCTGCAGCCCGAGCTCCGCCGGGGCCATCGCTGCCGGGCCAGCCGGCGAGGCGGCGCCGACCCCGCAGAGCCCCCGGCCCGCCCGGCGCGCGGGGCACATGGACGCGCGCGCACCCGAAGCCCCCCACGGGGACGCGCTGCGGGACGCGGTGAGTGGGAGCCCGCGCCCCTCCGGCCGCTCCCGGATCTTGAGTCCTCCCAGGGTCCGGGGCCCGGGGACGGGGGTCGGGACCAGGGGCTGGGCCGCCCCCGCCGAGGGGACAGAGGACACCCCCAACCTCTCCCTGCCCCGCGCTGGGCGAGGCCGCAGCGAACCCGTCCCGCTTCCCGTTCCCAGAGGGTTCCAGGGCCCAAACGGGACGACAGGCGGTCGGGGAGCAACGCTTAAAGGCGGCTCAGTTTGTCGGGTTGAACGGAATCTGTTGGATGAATCCCCGGCAGCAAAGGGAGGCAGCGGAGACCCGGGCCCCGCGTCCCAGAGGAGGGGGCTCGGACAGACCCTCCACGCGGCGGGGAGGCCGGCTGCCGGGGGCGGGAGCTCAGTCCGCAGACTCTGCGCCGGGACACGCGCGGCGGTATTTCCACGCGGCGGTGAACAATTTCTGCAGTCCCGATCCCAGCTAATAAAACTCAAAAGCGCAGGGGAGGCGAAGCCCACCTTGGGGGTGCTCTGCGTGACTGTTTTAGCTTGACTTAAGAATTCCCAGAGGAACCCAAGGTGACcaagattttctgttttatcttctagACATCGACAGTTTCAGTGCTTCCATTTGGGTGTAGGATcctttgagttagtttttgcgTATGGTACGAGGTAAGGGTTGGGGCTGCAGGTTTCTTTAGTCATACCTTTGGCAACCTcattgttccagcactatttgttgagaTTTTCCTTACCCTTTGAATGGAAAGGCCTGGGCACCTCGTCACAGCGCTGAACGTGTGCTGCGTCTAGAGGAAACATTATGTTCAGTTGTCTTACGGTTCACTTTTTCAggcagaaaatctatttcagGAACTTCAAGAACATTTCCAAGCTCTGATTGCAACATTAAACCTCAGAAATATCCTTTCCTATCTTATAATAGTATAATGCTTTGGATTGTTAAATTACCGTGGAATATCTTTCTGTCGTCTGCGATGAGTGGATAATTGTTGACCTGGGATTTCTGGTGTTTGCATTGTGCCTTTACTGGCACCTGATGTATTCATTACCACTCACGGGTGGTTACTTCCTGCTTGACCAGCAATGCAGGGTGTTCTGTATGGCAAGGATAAAACACGACGACACGATGTACAGTACTACCCAATGGGGCTTTCCCATCCGGCCCCACAGGAATCTGGATAGTCCGCTCAGTAACATTCATCCTCCACCAAGCACTCAGAAACCTGCGCGTCACACGCAAGGTCTCCAACACCGGACACCAGGTGCGGCTCTCCCGGCCTTTGGTTGGTTGGTAACTTCAGCAGCTTGTCTGTTAAGACAAGAATTCAAACAGACTTAGAATAGAAGGTGTTTCCAGGCTGAGCAAATCCAGCGAAGGGTCACATCTGCCTGAACACGTGCCCAACCTGAGCTGGCTTTACAGAACTAAATTCACTCCTTAAAAATTGTGTGCAAACTATTTGCATATGGAACCATTTACTTGCAACTTTTGATTCTGTGGATGGGTTCCCACAGGGAAAAAAAGTTTCTTACACGTGATAAAATTAAACTGCAAGAAAGACGGTTTTAAACAGagttaatttccatttatttacataatcATCAGAGTTTGGTGAAAACATAAACATACCAGACAACCTCATATCCTTGAATCCATGTCCCCAGAGGGGAGCCAGGTTTTCAGAACCGAGCTCAGTTTTAACCTTTCAACGTTAAAGACACACTACACAAACCTCAGGAAAGTGGTTAACGTGCACTGAGGACACTGCCGTCTTTGATCCCCTCATTTTGCAAGTTGCACTGCCAGGGTGTTTTTATCAGAACTGTGACGAGCAGGTGCAATTGGAAGCAGGGTCTTTGCGGGCTTTCTGGCTAGGTGCCCTGCCCCACGTGCAATTCTCcttaacattgtactggaagaaatggaaagtcGCCTTGAGGACTTACAGAAGAACGTAAATGACTTAATGGTGCCAGCTGGGATTGAAGATTCTATTCAAGGACAAATGGTAAGGCCATTATTAGGAAACTGAATATGTCCACCTTTTGCATATCTTTTGATTGCTTTCATCTTGAAAAATACAATCCTATATCGTCCACTATGGGAATTACTGCCTCTGTACCACATGAAAAACCTTCAGAAATAAGACATTTACAAATGCTCTTTTCTAAATAGACCAACTGAAGCAGTCTTTCATAATTCCTTAAAAAGtgcacattttaaatgaaaaactctgtaatttaaaaattggattttattaaaCCACTTTTCACCCCCACCTCTCAAAATAGTCTTCAGTCAAAACACAAGTCATGATGAAGTAAGAGCTTGGGGATTACAGCCAGTAGTTCCTGCTGAGACAATCTATTCGTGTCACCACTTACAGAAGacacagcattaagccctcaagCTGCTCCATGAGTGGTTCTGAGGACCCCACCCGGCCTCTCACAGTGCAAACCTTTCTTTTCCAGTGGAATTTTGCACTTAATCTTGAAGATGCAAATCAATGCTTAGCTTCAAGTCACAGGCTGGATTTCTGTCCACGTGACATATGAAGATATACAACTTTATTAAGATGCTCATGTGTATTTTACTGACATAATATTCTGATTTATGAGCATATTTTAACTGAACAATTAgatgcctctgtttccttctttttccatttctctgacaACTGTTATCCTGGGTCAGCTGGCAAATTATCCATACTTATCTGCTAAATCAGAGCTAGTTCACCTAACAGTGGTAACCTACGTCCCGCTAGCCATGGGCTGCAAAGCACTGAGGCAGGCAATCTAAAACTCTGTCCAGAGGGTGGGAAACACAGTTTCACCTCGTGAGGTTGCATCCCAGGTTCCCCCTGCCTGGAAGCCTCAGTCCTCCCTGGGCCCTGCAGGTGCACTGGATGGGGTCCTCCATCCTGAGGGCTGATCTGGTGACAAGCCAGTGCCTGAGGGCAGGGCCACTCGGCAGTTCCTCCCATCCCCAGAGTGTGGCACACTGCCAGGTGGGATGGGGTCCGGTAACTTAGTCCCTTCCCATCACCCAGACTCCAGCTGGCTCTTTTAAATTTGGTCAAACCCCACTAAATATTAGGCATCAAGTTAAATGGTTAAGCAGGTGTGAAAACTTCACTTTTTGACACACATACAGCCATTATTTAAAGCAGCATGAGAGAAGGTCAGATAAAGTTAGTTTAAAAGctgttaatgatttttaagttaaaagacCTGAATAAATCCGGATAAAGCTCTGCCTGTTGGCTGTGCTAGGTCAGGGGTTCTTAACATGGGGCTCGTGTTGTAGGTTTCAGGGGATCCTGCAACCCCCCTAAACTTGTGTCCCTGTTGTGGGGAGGGGTGAATGGGAGGAAAGTCCATGACCCCAAAATGCTAGAGCGCTGTTCTCAGTTCTGATGGATCTGGCGCTTTGTCAGTCCCATAAACTTCAACACCTGTAACGCTTTCCTGCATCTGCTCAAGGGGCACACGCATTGAAGGAGTTGGCTTGAAACAGGGCCAGGATGCTGATACAGGAGGAGTCGGCTCCCCGGACGACGTTCTCGAAGGCTCATCACAGGGCCAGGACGTGACACAGGAGGAGTCTGCTCCCCAGACGCTCGCGACAGCTTGTCACAGGGCCAGGACGCTGATACAGGAGGGGTCTGTTTGAAGGCACTTGCTGTTTGCTCACCTTGACTTGTTAATCCACATTGACTCCATCTGactaaaatgaaaatcatttatgTGTTTTTACAAACTGAATTTTTCCTACACAAAATGTTTTAGCAATTACAGGAAATTAAGGCACTTTTATTGAAAGCTTTGGATTCCAGTTTATTTCCCTGTACATTAATTGGTATATAAATCAACCACTatctctttcaaatttttttcttatagaccTGAAGACAGTAGACCAGAAAATGTGATAGCTTTTTGAGTAAAACTCTACATGAGttcttatttttagtatttaatttaaaaattcactttagtaaaataaaagattaaaagaacaaaggcaatacaatcAGAATGTAATTTGGAAGGTGACTAACCACTTACCAAAGATGGTTATAAAATGGCAGAATGTaaatcacagaagaaaagcaTAAACTATATtagggaaaattaatttttcctgaatTAATTTCTATATAGATCTTTTGAATAAAATCATAAGCAGTTTTCTGATAgaagttgctttttaaataatcGAATTCCAACTCAACATTTCCAGTCACACTGTCTGTAAAGACTAATTTTAATCTGTCCAGTCCAAACAGATTCTGACAGCGATGTTCTCCAAACTAGATCAAAccaaaggaaaaccaagaaaacGGGTGATCCAGGGCTCCGGGTTTACTTCCTCAGTCACCCCCACACTCCACCCAGAGAGGGTGTTGAGAGAAGCACAGCAAGCACACTCAGGCTTAGACAGAGACCCTTCCAAAGAGTGTCCAACTCACCTCCTCCGAGCCAAAGTTaccctctccccaaatctcctttCAGCTCCTCCCAGCTGGGGCGAGAAAGATCTTTTCAGAACTAGAATTCAATCCTGTTATTCCTCCTTCCCAAGGCAAAGCCTCCCATGGCTGCCCACCGCCTGCCGGGCTCCCTCTGCAGCCCACCCACCCAACCACACTCTCTCCTCAGACCTCAGACGGACCCAGCGCCCTCCCAGTGCCAAGGCCTCTGGATCCCCCCACCCAACCCTTGTTAGCTCTTTCTCTAGCTCAGCTTGAATTTCCTCACTTTCCTTGAGCCCATTTGGGTCAGATCTACTTCCTGGGTGACCTCATGGCACTCCACCTGTTGGCTATGATAGTTGAACTTTCCTTTTAAGTGATGGTGTGATTGTCTTCTTCACAAGGCAGAACCAGATTGACTTTGCCCAACATTGTGTGCCCAATGCTGGCACCATCCCTTGGACCCAGGAgctacttaaacattttttaaaattaatgaatgaatttcaagAGTTCCAAAATACTTTGCAATCTTTTATACGATGCTTTTTGTCCATGGAAATGTGTGAGAGCTTGACTACTTTACTCAACAAGAAAACCGAAGGCTGGCAGGAGGACTTGGATTGAGCAGCGACTGGGGTAACAGGTgtgacagacacagagacagcaCGGATCTCATTCGGACGCTGGAGGTGCTCGTTGTATAGCTTTTGATGATCAATGTAAAAATGTCACAAAAGAATGCTAGGATCAGATGCATTTCAAAAGCCGCTAATAAAAATGAAGTAGGCAAAGCATTCAAAATGGCTCCCACATAAGGCAAGTCCTCCCAACGGTCTCCATTCCGATTTTCAAGATCTCAATCTTTCCCAGTTAGCACCTGAACTTTCAGATAAGAAACCTGGTGAGGCCATGAATGCATCCTGCATTTTAAGGGAGCAACCTGAGAAACCAAACTTTGGGTGTGGCTGTGGAAACATCAGTGATGTGGGTTTTTGGGGTGGTTGTAGATTGACAGATGCTTTGACTCTGCCCTGagctcctctctcttctgtgtACCAGCTTAGCAGTCAGAAAAAGGCTACCCGACGGAGCCCACAAAACAGTCTACTGCAAACACACAAGGGTGCTGCTTGCCTTAAGATCTCAGATCGTTCTTTTGGATGTCCTAAAACTGCACGTAGATGGTATCACACCAGAGCACCCTTCAGCACCTCGCTCGTCTGTTCAGTAGTTTGAGATTCACCTACATTGACGTGTGTGACTCTAGTCCAGTCACTAACTGCTGTCTCATGGTCCTTTGAATTATCTATTTTCCATGTGGCTAATATTATCtccaaataatgctgcaataagtTTCTCTAGGGCACTTGATTACTTACGATATTCCTGAATATATTCTGTACCTCCCAGGCTTGTTGGTTCTGTGTCAGCTGCCATGAACTAATTCTTAGAACTTTGCCTAAAAGCCATCCTGGGAACGATGGGAGACAGAAATCGCTCAATACTTAAGAGAACCAGGGGTGTCAGCATACTATCTCCACCAGTTAATTTCAACTTGATTAAAAGAACATGTTACAGCAATGAGACAAGGTTTGGGAGATCTGGGTTTTGAATTCATGTCCTCTGCAACCAGTGGTAACTTTGAGCAATTTAAACTTTAGTTCCCTCTCCAAACATCTACCTGGCAGGTGGTTGGAAAGATTTGAGAAAATGGAGTGTAAATCACTTAGTTCAGGGCAAGGCAGATAGCAAGTATATAATAATAAGATACAAACTTGGAATGAAGAGATCAtatcattaaaaattcaattacatTGTAGTCACAAAGCACCAGCGAAGagataattattaaaatgtgaGTGAACAACTTATTACAACTTATAAATACACCAAATTTACAAGAGTAAATTTACAAATGTggagtgtaatttttttttgcttatttcttttaatagctaataaaactttatcaataagagatataattcacatgccaatacaattcaatggtttttgatATGTTCACAGATAAGTATAAAGATCACCCCAatcaattttagaagattttcatcacTCAAGAAGAAACCTTGTACCAAATAGCTATCACCTCCTATTCCCCCTTCTCCGTCTTAAGCAACTATTAATCAACTTcctctctatggatttgccaatTCTCGGCAtttaatgtaaatggaatcacagatgAGGTagtgactggctcctttcacttaccctaatgttttcgaggttcatccatgttgtagcctacATCAGTTACTTCATTGCTTAtgactggataatattccatcgtaCGGATGGACCACATATTGTTTATTCactcagctgatggacatttgtttcCCCATTTTGGCTGTTACGCATAATGCTGCCATAAATGTTCATGTCCGTTTCTATGTGGACATGCATGTTCACTTCTCTTGGGTGTACACCTAGGAGTGAGATTGCTAGGTCAGAtggtaattttgtgttttactttttggggaaatgccaaactgttttccaaagtggctgctacattttaccttcccactagcagtgtgttaagagttccagtttctccctcTTTGCTAACACAAGCAATAATCTGACCTTTTGAATCTATTCACACCCATCCTAGTGGGCGTGAAAGTAGCATCTCCTGatttgatctgcatttccttgGTGACTCATGACGGGGAGCATCTCTTCATGGGCTTGTTGGCTATTTGTTTTATCTTGGAGAAATGTCATAATACTGAtgtctattatatgccaggtgctTGGGGTCACATTTTTTCACTACAGTGTTATACTCCCTATTTTGTAACTGGGAAAATTAAGTCTGGAGAGATTGAACTGCACGTTTGCATTTGCACTTTAAATTCATGCACCCTCCTCTGTGTTTGGGCTTTATTCTTTGGTAAGCACCCACAGTTCAACAACAGTCGAGTCAATGTGACCCCGTGGCAGGCCCACCAGCGCTAGTCCAAGTGGTCTGCAGGCATCGCATCAGACAGCAGACGTTATCATGCCTCCACACCACAGAAAACGAAGCTCCAGGAGGCCGCTTATCAAGGTCCTCAGTAAGCAGCAGAGGCTGCTGTGAAACCAGACAGGGGCCGCAGAGTGTGGTCCCCACCCCCTGTGCTGCCTCCACGCTCCACACGAGCACTTTCTGTTTAGTATGCACTGGGAAGCGCCCTCCCATGTGCTGCTGGGACAGGAGATTCGGAAGAGAAACCTGAGACTGTGGAAGCAGACTACGGATCCACACGGATCAAGGAGTCGTGGTTTCTACAGACTCCACAGAAAAAGACAATTTGAGTACATTAGATTACGATCTTTGGGAGAATAACAACAGCTCTTACTATTCACATTTAAAAGGAAGGCtccaaaaatcattattttactgCATGGTTTGACTaaccagaagaataaaaaaatacttttttctttaagtatgtATTCTTTCTGAACTCAAAGCTTTGGAttctgttgtgggttgaattgtgccccctgAAAACTCCTATATTGGGAGCCAACTGCCCAGGACCTCCAAATGTGATCCTACTTGGAGACACGGCTGTTGCAGATTAATCAGTTAAGACGAGGTCATGCTGGAGTAGAGCCATCCTTATCCAATGACCGGTGTCCTCACAAACAGGGAAGTTTGGACGCAGAAGCACACATACGGAGAAGGTGTGTGAAGAAGGCCGGGTCAGGGTAGCAGACAGATCCTCCTgactcctggcctccacccaGTCTGTGGGCCCTCGTatagcagccccaggaaactcagAGATACCACTGCCAAGTGCGCAAGACACCGCAGCCCAGAGGACATGCACCGCAACTTCACTTCAATGGTAAAGATGAAAATTAAGTTTTGACGACCAAACTCAGTGATCTATACATCAAGTTTCTTAAGAAATAACCGACTATGACTGCTCACCaccatgtattttatttatctcagcTAGATATTTACAGATATTTGCTAACACAGAAAGGCGAtggctgggcagagggaaagcTGAGGCCGTGCTGCCCTCACAGCAAAGACGCTCCAGCAACTTGAGCTTCGCGTACTTTCCCCAAACGCTTCCTTTGTCAAAGGCTTTAGGTCATTTAATGTATTTCCACGTGAAAACGACCCTGTGACATTTACATACAGCAGTGGGACTGGGACGGGAGCTCAGTATCTGTACTTGGTGGAATAGTCCTTGGGAGACACAACCAGCCCACGACCTTTCCGGGCACCTCGGTACACGGTCTCGATGATGTCAATCATCTCCTGCTTGTCCTCCATGGCCCAGTTGATCTTGTTATTGTTGCCAGTGCCCAGGTCAATCATGATGTGCTTGTTCCTGCCAAGAGCAAAGGTGTCAACGCTCTCAAAAATCCTTCTAAAAAAGAACTCCATGAAAAACACCTTACGGTCCCCACTGTTACAATCCTTTTAAAACAGCACTGAAGACAAGGACACACACAATCAACCAGACACACCATGACTGGGGAGAAGACCGGAAACAGCCTTATTAAACAAAACACCACAATACAATGCCCACAGCTTTCTGTATGTTCGGTACTTCCTTAGGACCAATATCCTACAGAGCAATTGAAGGGTCAAAGGGCACAGTTTTAGTCACTTGGAAAGCCAAGTTGTTTTCCAGAGGGTTGTACTAATTTACCTGAAAAAAGCAGTGTCTGAGTTTTCACAGTGCTCTTGTGAGCACTTAGTGtaaatttttttatgaggaagattagctctgagataactgctgccattcttcctctttttgttgaggaagactagccctgagccaacatccgtgcccatcttcctctactttatatgtgggacgcctgccacagcatggcttgccaagtggtgccatgtccacacctgggatccgaactggtgaaccccaggccactgaagcagaacatgcgcacttaaccactgtgccacctggccggccctaCTAATTGTGAAATGAATATGATATTCTGCATTTCTATGATTAGGGAAGTAGATGGTTCTTTATAAATTCATCTTTCAAGAGgctacttttttaaatgaatttatatgtgcactttataaaataaaaatattaacccTCTTGTACCTGCTGcacttatttttcctgttttgttgcaCATCGATTTTTATTAGTGTTTAACTTTTCACTTCTACAAGAGTGTACATTTGACTTCAATCCACTATTCCACAGAAAGCCCTTCATCCCAAAATCTCCAGTTTGGCCTCCTTTCAACCAGAGTGAGCTTCCAAAAGGCAAATTTCATGTTACTCTTCTGCTGCAAACATTCTCTTCCAGGATAACATTCCAAGTCCTCACACTGGCCCAGGAATCCGGGGATCTGGAGGCTGCCTCGCTCTCTCCCTCACCTTCTACCCCTCTCCCGCCCCACCTCTAGTCAGTCATTCACCTTCTTGCGGGTCCTGAAACATGATATGCTGTTGTGCATCTATGTCCTCGTCCACGTGTCTGCCCCTGGTGGAATGCACATGGCTCGTTCTGAACTTACCCCGGCCATCCTTTAAGCACTCCTGCCACCCTATTTGATTCAGTATTTCTGCCTCTACATACCTGTCCTCTTGCATGTCCCCTTCCCCTTTGCTAATTTACTGCGATAGCAGGAACCCTGTCTTCCTGGACTTAATGTCCCAGCACTAGACCACAAAACCTGGCAGGACTCAACAGATATACTTGGTGAATAAATTAACTAAGGCACTGATATTACTTGTCTTAGAATTCTGGGTCACAGAAACAGGAGGTGGCAGTTTCGTCTCCTTTTCTGGGTGCAGCAACAGTCCTAAGATGTCCAAATACACCATCTGCCAAAGCGCCACCTCAACCTCTTTCTGCAGCCTCCCTCCCGTCACAGCATCTCCTGCCTCGCGAGTTGGCGACAAGCAGCGGGAGGCAGGATGCAAGATCCAAGACAGTCCTCACGATTCCCACCTGAAGGATTTTGGAAGCATTTTGAGGAGCATGATAGAAAAGACCTCGATTGCTTGAACAGCTGTGGACTTTACGAACACGGCTGGTGAGGGCTTGGAAGGAAGTGGGGAGTGCAGGAAGGGATCTCTGCCACACAGTGCCAGAACATCATGACAACACGCCCTGAGTGGAAGCAGAGGCGGTAACTGACAAATTTGGATGTGCAGCTGAGGAAACACCAGGCAGAGTCCTGATGGTGCTGCCTGGTTTCTTGCTGCCACTCACAGTGAAACAAAGAGAGACAAACTGGTGTAAGAACtgtcacaaaaaaagaattctcagCCTCTCCAGGTGGCAAAAGATGCTGAAATCAGAAATGGCTGCTGGAGGCCTGccacagagaaaaggaagggccATGGGACCTCCTGCTGAAACTGAGGACAGATCTAACGGTTAGGAGACTCAGTCATAAGAGAGGAAAGATGTGCCTCACAGATCCTCCCCAGGAAGCTGCGGTCAGGCACAGGGCATCCCCAGCGCCCAGGAGAGAAGCACTGCCA
This genomic stretch from Equus przewalskii isolate Varuska chromosome 7, EquPr2, whole genome shotgun sequence harbors:
- the HSBP1L1 gene encoding heat shock factor-binding protein 1-like protein 1 isoform X1; the protein is MDARAPEAPHGDALRDAAENLFQELQEHFQALIATLNLRMEEMESRLEDLQKNVNDLMVPAGIEDSIQGQMHPQFNNSRVNVTPWQAHQR
- the HSBP1L1 gene encoding heat shock factor-binding protein 1-like protein 1 isoform X2, producing MDARAPEAPHGDALRDAAENLFQELQEHFQALIATLNLRMEEMESRLEDLQKNVNDLMVPAGIEDSIQGQMGHTH
- the TXNL4A gene encoding thioredoxin-like protein 4A isoform X4 translates to MYELYDPCTVMFFFRNKHIMIDLGTGNNNKINWAMEDKQEMIDIIETVYRGARKGRGLVVSPKDYSTKYRY